Proteins encoded together in one Quercus lobata isolate SW786 chromosome 3, ValleyOak3.0 Primary Assembly, whole genome shotgun sequence window:
- the LOC115980637 gene encoding TMV resistance protein N-like gives MASLRGSSSSFTQHCKYDVFLSFRGKDTRTGFISFLDGFLCDKGINTFMDEKLPIGEEITAELLEAIESSRISIIVFSENYASSAWCLDELVKIFECKKNGQIVLPIFYEIDPSVVRNQKEKYGEALDKHEQNFNMNKVRRWRVALKEAGNTCGRHYKKEYVFNDYFVISI, from the coding sequence ATGGCTTCTCTGAGAggctcttcttcctctttcacCCAACACTGCAAATATGATGTGTTCTTGAGTTTCAGAGGTAAAGATACTCGCACTGGTTTCATCAGCTTTTTAGATGGATTTTTGTGTGATAAAGGAATTAACACCTTTATGGATGAAAAGCTTCCAATTGGAGAAGAAATTACTGCAGAACTTCTAGAAGCCATTGAAAGTTCTAGGATTTCTATAATTGTCTTTTCTGAAAACTACGCATCTTCCGCTTGGTGTTTGGATGAGCTTGTAAAAATCTTTGAGTGTAAGAAGAATGGTCAAATTGTACTACCTATTTTTTATGAGATAGATCCATCGGTAGTACGTAACCAAAAGGAAAAGTATGGTGAAGCGTTGGACAAACATGAACAAAATTTCAACATGAACAAAGTGCGAAGATGGAGGGTAGCTCTAAAAGAAGCTGGCAATACATGCGGTCGGCATTACAAAAAAGAGTATGTATTTAATGACTACTTTGTTATCTCCATTTAA
- the LOC115979307 gene encoding replication protein A 70 kDa DNA-binding subunit C-like, with amino-acid sequence MEWNSKTKVIVVTCQAKIVNVNNICRWYACLKCKKKVKPFKGVLWCERCEFEPKSAVSRYRIQTKVEDETGSTTFILFDRGAEKIISNTAKELAEMKEKDLNDNSLPWEIGNIVGKKCLFQLRLDKYNLKYGREDYTVSRIFEPYISHKQNASYEV; translated from the exons ATGGAATGGAACTCAAAGACAAAG GTCATAGTGGTGACATGCCAAGCCAAAATCGTTAATGTCAATAATATATGCAGATGGTATGCATGTCTTAAATGCAAGAAAAAGGTCAAACCTTTCAAAGGAGTTTTATGGTGTGAGCGTTGTGAATTCGAGCCTAAATCTGCAGTATCAAG ATATAGAATACAAACCAAAGTAGAAGATGAAACCGGGTCAACGACGTTCATTTTGTTTGACAGAGGGGctgaaaaaattatatctaataCTGCAAAAGAACTTGCAGAGATGAAAGAAAAG GATTTGAATGATAATAGCCTACCTTGGGAGATTGGAAACATAGTTGGCAAGAAATGTTTGTTCCAATTGCGtcttgataaatataatttgaaatatgGAAGAGAGGACTACACGGTTTCAAGAATCTTTGAGCCATATATCTCACACAAACAGAATGCCTCATATGAAGTTTAA
- the LOC115980636 gene encoding uncharacterized protein LOC115980636: MALIINEIWRTRNLIQFQDGIADIHLSKKNVQTRFLEYSRVFSVTRALPTVQPNPMWTPPPHGWIKLNVDAALNSSKSALAVVARDHRGEVLYIWGSSFHSWSPSQAEATSILWAVQLAIQEHWKTAIVEGDALLLTIFVA; this comes from the coding sequence ATGGCGCTGATCATTAATGAAATTTGGAGGACAAGGAACCTAATTCAGTTTCAAGATGGTATAGCTGATATCCATCTTTCTAAGAAGAATGTTCAAACAAGGTTCTTGGAGTATTCTAGAGTTTTCTCAGTCACAAGAGCACTACCAACAGTTCAACCAAATCCTATGTGGACCCCTCCCCCTCATGGATGGATCAAACTTAATGTGGATGCTGCGCTAAATAGCTCCAAATCTGCCCTGGCAGTGGTCGCTAGAGATCATCGAGGTGAAGTCCTATATATTTGGGGTTCTAGTTTCCATTCGTGGTCACCATCTCAAGCAGAAGCTACCTCTATTCTTTGGGCTGTACAGCTTGCGATTCAGGAACATTGGAAGACTGCCATTGTTGAGGGTGATGCACTATTATTAACAATATTTGTAGCTtag